In the Nothobranchius furzeri strain GRZ-AD chromosome 15, NfurGRZ-RIMD1, whole genome shotgun sequence genome, one interval contains:
- the ctdsp2 gene encoding carboxy-terminal domain RNA polymerase II polypeptide A small phosphatase 2 isoform X1 codes for MESSVITQVQKEDVQVSPKTGQVSQSALKQPRSCNIFKALFCCLKVQDGPKPSPPLPPPSQQPLLESQENGMVVKQAEVSLLPEVKAQDEGKICVVIDLDETLVHSSFKPISNADFIVPVEIEGTTHQVYVLKRPYVDEFLQRMGEMFECVLFTASLSKYADPVTDLLDQCGIFRARLFRESCVFHQGCYVKDLSRLGRELHKTLILDNSPASYIFHPNNAVPVVSWFDDVDDAELLHLLPVFEELSKAENVYTHLDQLRGQ; via the exons ATGGAAAGTTCTGTTATCACCCAAGTACAGAAAGAAGACGTTCAAGTGTCACCGAAAACAG GCCAGGTGAGCCAATCGGCCCTGAAACAGCCGCGGAGTTGTAACATCTTCAAAGCCCTCTTCTGTTGCCTCAAAGTTCAGGATGGCCCCAAACCCTCACCGCCTCTCCCACCGCCTTCCCAGCAGCCCTTGCTGGAGTCACAAGAAAATGGGATGGTTGTCAAG CAGGCTGAAGTCAGCCTCTTGCCTGAGGTGAAGGCCCAGGATGAAGGGAAGATCTGCGTGGTCATAGACCTGGATGAAACCCTGGTGCACAGCTCATTCAAG CCCATCAGCAACGCTGACTTCATAGTGCCAGTCGAGATAGAGGGGACCACACACCAG GTGTACGTACTGAAGAGGCCGTATGTGGACGAGTTCCTGCAGAGAATGGGAGAAATGTTTGAGTGTGTGCTGTTTACAGCCAGTCTCTCTAAG TATGCAGACCCAGTCACAGACCTGCTGGATCAGTGTGGCATATTCCGGGCTCGGCTTTTCCGGGAATCCTGCGTTTTCCACCAGGGCTGCTACGTGAAAGACCTGAGCCGCCTCGGGAGAGAGCTCCACAAAACCCTCATCCTGGATAACTCTCCTGCCTCCTACATATTCCACCCCAACAATgct GTTCCTGTGGTGTCTTGGTTCGACGACGTGGATGATGCAGAACTGCTCCACCTTCTGCCTGTATTCGAGGAGCTCAGTAAAGCAGAGAACGTTTACACCCACCTCGACCAGCTCCGTGGACAGTAG
- the ctdsp2 gene encoding carboxy-terminal domain RNA polymerase II polypeptide A small phosphatase 2 isoform X2 translates to MESSVITQVQKEDVQVSPKTGQVSQSALKQPRSCNIFKALFCCLKVQDGPKPSPPLPPPSQQPLLESQENGMVVKAEVSLLPEVKAQDEGKICVVIDLDETLVHSSFKPISNADFIVPVEIEGTTHQVYVLKRPYVDEFLQRMGEMFECVLFTASLSKYADPVTDLLDQCGIFRARLFRESCVFHQGCYVKDLSRLGRELHKTLILDNSPASYIFHPNNAVPVVSWFDDVDDAELLHLLPVFEELSKAENVYTHLDQLRGQ, encoded by the exons ATGGAAAGTTCTGTTATCACCCAAGTACAGAAAGAAGACGTTCAAGTGTCACCGAAAACAG GCCAGGTGAGCCAATCGGCCCTGAAACAGCCGCGGAGTTGTAACATCTTCAAAGCCCTCTTCTGTTGCCTCAAAGTTCAGGATGGCCCCAAACCCTCACCGCCTCTCCCACCGCCTTCCCAGCAGCCCTTGCTGGAGTCACAAGAAAATGGGATGGTTGTCAAG GCTGAAGTCAGCCTCTTGCCTGAGGTGAAGGCCCAGGATGAAGGGAAGATCTGCGTGGTCATAGACCTGGATGAAACCCTGGTGCACAGCTCATTCAAG CCCATCAGCAACGCTGACTTCATAGTGCCAGTCGAGATAGAGGGGACCACACACCAG GTGTACGTACTGAAGAGGCCGTATGTGGACGAGTTCCTGCAGAGAATGGGAGAAATGTTTGAGTGTGTGCTGTTTACAGCCAGTCTCTCTAAG TATGCAGACCCAGTCACAGACCTGCTGGATCAGTGTGGCATATTCCGGGCTCGGCTTTTCCGGGAATCCTGCGTTTTCCACCAGGGCTGCTACGTGAAAGACCTGAGCCGCCTCGGGAGAGAGCTCCACAAAACCCTCATCCTGGATAACTCTCCTGCCTCCTACATATTCCACCCCAACAATgct GTTCCTGTGGTGTCTTGGTTCGACGACGTGGATGATGCAGAACTGCTCCACCTTCTGCCTGTATTCGAGGAGCTCAGTAAAGCAGAGAACGTTTACACCCACCTCGACCAGCTCCGTGGACAGTAG
- the tegt gene encoding probable Bax inhibitor 1: MNMFDRSINTDALFRFSQISHSTQVHLKNVYSSLSLCMFVAAAGSYVHVVTRLFQGGLLSVLGSLAMMFWLAMTPHSPETEKKRLAILAAFAFLTGVGLGPTLDFVIAINPSIIVTAFLGTSVIFVCFTLSALYAKRRSYLFLGGTLMSGLSILFLMSLMNVLFGSLMLFKAHMYLGLLIMCGFVLFDTQLIIEKAENGDKDYVWHCVDLFLDFITIFRKLMIILAMNDKDKKKEKK, encoded by the exons ATGAATATGTTTGACCGCAGCATCAACACCGATGCACTCTTCAGGTTCTCCCAAAT ATCCCACTCCACCCAGGTGCACTTGAAGAATGTGTACTCCAGCCTGTCTCTTTGTATGTTCGTGGCTGCAGCTGGATCCTATGTCCATGTTGTCACCCGCCTCTTTCAG GGCGGACTTCTGTCCGTGCTCGGCTCGCTGGCGATGATGTTCTGGCTCGCCATGACCCCCCACAGCCCTGAGACGGAGAAGAAGAGACTGGCTATCCTCGCAGCCTTTGCCTTCCTCACAG GCGTCGGCCTCGGCCCCACTCTGGACTTTGTCATCGCTATTAACCCGAG CATCATTGTGACAGCCTTTCTGGGAACCTCTGTGATCTTCGTCTGCTTCACTCTCAGCGCCCTTTATGCTAAACGCCGGAGCTACCTGTTCCTGGGAG GCACTCTGATGTCTGGCCTCTCCATCCTCTTCCTCATGTCCCTGATGAATGTGCTCTTTGGATCTCTGATGCTGTTCAAG GCGCACATGTACCTTGGGCTGCTCATCATGTGTGGCTTTGTCCTCTTTGACACTCAGCTCATCATTGAAAAAGCAGAGAATGGAGACAAAGACTATGTGTG GCACTGTGTGGACTTGTTCCTTGATTTCATCACCATCTTCAGGAAGTTGATGATCATCCTCGCCATGAATGATAAG gacaagaagaaggaaaagaagtaa
- the nckap5l gene encoding nck-associated protein 5-like isoform X1, with the protein MRIMSDETEHRMCQGGFGSEEEGEEADVESFLEDNSSELMDRLRELEAENSALMLANESQREAYERCLDEVANHVVQALLNQKDLREECIKLKMLVFDLERQNRSLCELFQQKLPSHPAAHYQVHTGPLPNYNSQPHNDLAKQVEPAQTEAQAKGSGSHTQHASPGPHGPAASMEALSPFFKKKAHILEVLRKMEETDPLKFHPSTTTLSFCDYSQVLMSAEAVLATADSLPHQCKSHHTHCHCSCSDTDTHQQVNGDGVAKCETGNTCCLRCKKSPDSPPKPCNHICSPLKASPTTQSHVPAASTSKCHSKTRAGDSVPPAKPCSEVHQQPVGATGHSTVHQSLEVGAVEQVEPESSLKAVDPEELTGFCATSHLPNSVDESGQIAHCDMDTGDAVHNGLAHSSSATLNDPSADPEPDSADQEGSSVRATASVSPSPSCLSDVKAAAINSPSKLLKFLKIPTIGEKPQASTSAVRLSPQLTRNSRIPCRTNNYEVYHSPVPTRRATTTERCRQPPPPPSRSESYPATHSAPTSPPQPEDVCSPPAKEKSYSSLSAPKTSASSKLGAPSASCLSSPKAPQSVPHYENVSDMSSSREQDHIQSPEKRSMVPAQAKGNVGERKLVKSLPESVLNPSPQQKQSSSSASESTSDEEEDSDSPVWVNHHSLSNSAAINKAQSKANYSVVREKPEPDSRGVSTPSSEVSQPQPPPLVRRTDLSSIPKRPTAGSGRSQADSSHHAFKDRLAALGKLRSSEDLQVSLRPADTLNEDCDGEDRSKTAERGSESHKEEQRHSKYTDSLDGKPKGNNVGLKYPGLSQGYEQTVKPSSSGPPMVKQELSMAKPEGSKSKIGLPSPNVDAPQVLRNNIKCPGSLNLPCNVKTGPQNSNSPNRIPPKSPSKPCQGPSVHSRGKPSEGPRYSSKSEERTKISRKGKKNPTYGDSLPPPPPRPPTSEGEKPSQPGPCPQSAIEQKVMKGIEENMLKLQEQDKGGQGSEVKQKASNGIASWFGLKKSKLPALSRKTEASKAKDEKKEWKINIPSVSRDSVKMATRCKEGVEGLNISTLMEKAEGLRRALEEERAYVERSGRGHSCEVVMDQAQGQLAVMYRGARSDNFMQQLLNRVDGKDVISLPQRRLSFDCKTSRPLFTQQGIISHTTSHEDMEKGSERISKITSDENLADSVHSQHFAGSGASTYTLDSGIGTFPLPDCSSGATGRGPSKPRAGAEHHFSESPGRAGRRARTLDRELTSQEECFTPHKQLIPTIQYCSVLEGRSSAGVIHEDKEAHGANIFSPRSKTWTFPNLKAPAGPAEVYLAVEEEEEDTVAFGSPFRANLKAGGPSSSRVVDPGSLPIPAQSGMSRRGKIRAPSVPEMSREAGLELLRERPEEALSPSRPQVLETPESLSDSLYDSLSSCGSQG; encoded by the exons ATGAGAATAATGTCTGATGAGACAGAACACAGAATGTGCCAGGGGGGTTTTGGCTCCGAAGAGGAAGGTGAGGAAGCAGACGTGGAGTCTTTCCTGGAGGACAACAGCAGCGAGCTCATGGACCGCCTAAGGGAGCTGGAG GCAGAGAATTCAGCTCTGATGTTGGCAAATGAGAGTCAGAGAGAAGCTTATGAAAGATGCTTGGATGAG GTGGCTAACCATGTGGTCCAGGCTCTGCTGAACCAGAAG GATTTGAGGGAGGAGTGCATCAAGCTGAAGATGCTGGTGTTTGACCTGGAGAGACAGAACCGATCCCTTTGTGAGCTTTTTCAGCAGAAGCTTCCGAGCCACCCCGCTGCCCACTACCAG GTCCATACAGGACCCCTCCCAAACTACAATTCACAGCCACACAATGACTTGGCCAAGCAGGTGGAGCCAGCGCAGACTGAAGCACAAGCCAAG GGAAGCGGCAGCCACACACAGCATGCCTCCCCAGGTCCTCATGGTCCTGCTGCCTCCATGGAGGCCCTGTCTCCTTTCTTCAAGAAGAAAGCTCACATCCTGGAAGTCCTTCGTAAAATGGAGGAGACAGACCCCCTGAAGTTTCACCCATCAACCACAACCTTGTCTTTCTGTGACTACAGCCAGGTGCTGATGTCTGCGGAGGCTGTGCTGGCCACTGCAGACTCTCTCCCTCACCAGTGCAAATCCCACCACACACACTGTCACTGCTCCTGCTCAGACACGGACACACACCAGCAGGTTAATGGCGACGGGGTTGCCAAGTGTGAGACAGGGAACACTTGCTGTTTACGCTGCAAAAAGAGCCCAGACAGTCCTCCAAAGCCATGCAACCACATCTGTAGTCCTCTCAAGGCCAGTCCCACTACCCAGAGCCATGTTCCTGCAGCTTCCACGAGCAAATGTCACAGTAAGACAAGAGCAGGAGACTCTGTACCTCCAGCCAAACCATGCAGTGAAGTCCATCAGCAACCAGTAGGTGCTACTGGCCACTCAACTGTCCATCAGAGCCTGGAGGTGGGGGCAGTGGAGCAGGTTGAGCCTGAGAGTTCCCTAAAAGCAGTTGACCCTGAGGAACTCACTGGCTTCTGCGCCACCTCCCATCTGCCCAATTCTGTGGATGAGAGTGGGCAGATCGCACACTGTGACATGGATACGGGAGATGCCGTTCATAATGGGTTGGCACACTCTTCCAGCGCTACGTTGAATGATCCCTCTGCTGATCCAGAGCCAGATAGTGCAGACCAGGAGGGCTCCTCAGTACGAGCCACTGCCTCTGTtagccccagcccatcttgcctcaGCGATGTCAAAGCTGCTGCCATCAACTCTCCATCCAAACTTCTCAAGTTCTTGAAGATTCCGAcaataggagagaagccccaggcttCAACCTCAGCTGTCCGTCTTAGCCCGCAGCTCACCCGCAACTCCAGAATTCCCTGTCGCACCAACAACTACGAGGTGTACCACTCCCCTGTCCCCACGCGCAGAGCCACCACCACAGAGAGGTGCAGGCAGCCCCCTCCCCCACCTTCCAGGTCTGAGTCCTACCCTGCCACACACTCAGCACCAACTTCCCCTCCACAGCCTGAAGACGTCTGCTCTCCACCTGCTAAGGAGAAAAGCTACAGCAGCCTCTCGGCACCAAAAACCAGTGCTAGCTCAAAGCTAGGGGCGCCCTCTGCCTCCTGTTTGAGCTCACCCAAAGCTCCTCAATCTGTCCCTCATTATGAAAATGTGTCAGACATGTCCAGCTCGAGGGAACAGGACCACATCCAGAGTCCGGAGAAAAGAAGTATGGTGCCAGCTCAAGCAAAGGGAAATGTTGGCGAGAGGAAGCTTGTTAAGTCTTTACCAGAAAGTGTCCTGAATCCATCTCCTCAGCAAAAACAGTCATCTTCATCGGCCTCCGAGTCAACctcagatgaggaggaggattcTGACAGCCCTGTGTGGGTTAATCATCACAGCCTGTCCAACTCAGCAGCCATCAACAAAGCTCAGAGCAAAGCTAACTACTCAGTAGTCAGAGAGAAACCAGAGCCAGACTCGAGGGGAGTCAGCACTCCAAGCTCTGAGGTCTCCCAGCCTCAGCCTCCACCTCTAGTCCGGAGGACCGACTTATCATCCATCCCCAAGAGGCCTACAGCTGGGTCAGGAAGATCCCAGGCTGACTCCAGTCACCACGCCTTCAAAGACAGGCTGGCAGCATTGGGCAAGCTGAGGAGCTCCGAGGATTTACAAGTCAGTCTCAGACCCGCTGACACCCTGAATGAGGACTGCGATGGAGAGGACAGGAGCAAGACAGCAGAGAGGGGCTCGGAGAGCCATAAAGAGGAGCAGAGACATTCTAAATACACAGACTCTTTGGATGGGAAACCCAAAGGGAACAACGTGGGTCTGAAATATCCGGGGTTGTCTCAGGGGTATGAGCAGACGGTCAAGCCTTCGTCCTCTGGGCCACCTATGGTGAAACAAGAACTAAGTATGGCCAAGCCTGAGGGCTCTAAGAGCAAAATCGGTTTGCCATCCCCCAACGTAGATGCTCCACAGGTACTACGCAACAACATTAAGTGTCCTGGCTCTCTGAACCTGCCCTGTAATGTTAAAACTGGTCCACAGAATAGCAACAGCCCCAACAGAATCCCACCAAAGTCTCCATCCAAACCCTGTCAAGGCCCTTCTGTCCACAGTCGGGGAAAGCCTTCGGAGGGTCCTCGGTACTCGTCCAAATCAGAAGAGAGGACCAAGATCagcaggaaagggaaaaagaacccTACGTATGGAGACAGCCTCCCACCTCCTCCTCCGAGGCCTCCCACCTCTGAGGGGGAGAAACCTTCACAACCGGGTCCTTGTCCTCAGTCTGCCATTGAACAGAAAGTGATGAAGGGAATTGAGGAGAACATGCTGAAGCTACAGGAGCAGGACAAAGGAGGGCAAGGGAGCGAGGTGAAGCAGAAAGCCTCAAACGGCATAGCCAGCTGGTTTGGCCTGAAGAAGAGTAAGCTGCCAGCGCTGAGCCGCAAGACCGAAGCCAGCAAAGCTAAGGACGAGAAGAAGGAGTGGAAGATAAACATCCCCTCGGTTAGCAGGGACTCTGTGAAAATGGCCACTAGATGTAAAGAAGGTGTGGAAGGTCTGAACATCTCGACTCTGATGGAGAAGGCAGAGGGCCTGAGGAGAGCCCTGGAGGAGGAGAGGGCCTACGTGGAGAGGTCAGGAAGGGGTCACTCCTGTGAGGTGGTGATGGACCAAGCTCAGGGACAGCTAGCTGTCATGTACAGAGGAGCACGCTCCGATAACTTCATGCAACAGCTACTTAACAG AGTGGATGGAAAGGACGTGATCAGCCTGCCGCAGCGCCGGCTCTCGTTCGACTGTAAAACCTCCAGACCACTTTTCACTCAGCAGGGCATCATCAGCCACACCACCAGCCATGAAGACATGGAGAAG GGTTCAGAAAGAATCAGCAAGATCACTTCAGACGAAAACCTGGCAGATTCAGTTCACTCTCAGCACTTTGCAG GTTCCGGTGCTTCCACGTACACCCTGGACAGCGGCATtggcacattccctctccctgatTGCAGCAGCGGTGCGACTGGAAGGGGTCCGTCCAAACCCAGAGCTGGGGCTGAGCACCACTTCTCTGAATCTCCAGGGAGGGCTGGACGGCGGGCCCGGACTCTGGACCGGGAGCTGACCTCACAAGAAGAGTGTTTCACACCACACAAACAGCTGATTCCCACCATCCAGTACTGCTCCGTCCTGGAGGGGAGAAGCTCAGCTGGAGTCATCCATGAAG ACAAAGAGGCCCATGGAGCCAACATCTTCTCTCCTCGCTCTAAGACCTGGACGTTCCCCAACCTGAAGGCTCCTGCTGGACCTGCAGAGGTGTACCTGGcagtggaggaggaagaggaggacactGTAGCTTTTGGCTCACCCTTCAGAGCA AACTTGAAGGCCGGCGGCCCGTCCTCCAGCCGAGTGGTGGATCCGGGAAGCCTGCCCATCCCGGCCCAGTCTGGAATGAGCCGCAGGGGGAAAATACGCGCCCCCAGCGTGCCCGAGATGAGCCGAGAGGCGGGGCTGGAGCTCCTCAGGGAGCGGCCAGAGGAGGCTCTCTCCCCAAGTCGCCCTCAGGTCCTGGAGACCCCCGAGTCTCTGAGCGACTCTCTGTATGACAGTCTGTCATCCTGCGGCAGCCAGGGATGA
- the nckap5l gene encoding nck-associated protein 5-like isoform X2, with protein sequence MLANESQREAYERCLDEVANHVVQALLNQKDLREECIKLKMLVFDLERQNRSLCELFQQKLPSHPAAHYQVHTGPLPNYNSQPHNDLAKQVEPAQTEAQAKGSGSHTQHASPGPHGPAASMEALSPFFKKKAHILEVLRKMEETDPLKFHPSTTTLSFCDYSQVLMSAEAVLATADSLPHQCKSHHTHCHCSCSDTDTHQQVNGDGVAKCETGNTCCLRCKKSPDSPPKPCNHICSPLKASPTTQSHVPAASTSKCHSKTRAGDSVPPAKPCSEVHQQPVGATGHSTVHQSLEVGAVEQVEPESSLKAVDPEELTGFCATSHLPNSVDESGQIAHCDMDTGDAVHNGLAHSSSATLNDPSADPEPDSADQEGSSVRATASVSPSPSCLSDVKAAAINSPSKLLKFLKIPTIGEKPQASTSAVRLSPQLTRNSRIPCRTNNYEVYHSPVPTRRATTTERCRQPPPPPSRSESYPATHSAPTSPPQPEDVCSPPAKEKSYSSLSAPKTSASSKLGAPSASCLSSPKAPQSVPHYENVSDMSSSREQDHIQSPEKRSMVPAQAKGNVGERKLVKSLPESVLNPSPQQKQSSSSASESTSDEEEDSDSPVWVNHHSLSNSAAINKAQSKANYSVVREKPEPDSRGVSTPSSEVSQPQPPPLVRRTDLSSIPKRPTAGSGRSQADSSHHAFKDRLAALGKLRSSEDLQVSLRPADTLNEDCDGEDRSKTAERGSESHKEEQRHSKYTDSLDGKPKGNNVGLKYPGLSQGYEQTVKPSSSGPPMVKQELSMAKPEGSKSKIGLPSPNVDAPQVLRNNIKCPGSLNLPCNVKTGPQNSNSPNRIPPKSPSKPCQGPSVHSRGKPSEGPRYSSKSEERTKISRKGKKNPTYGDSLPPPPPRPPTSEGEKPSQPGPCPQSAIEQKVMKGIEENMLKLQEQDKGGQGSEVKQKASNGIASWFGLKKSKLPALSRKTEASKAKDEKKEWKINIPSVSRDSVKMATRCKEGVEGLNISTLMEKAEGLRRALEEERAYVERSGRGHSCEVVMDQAQGQLAVMYRGARSDNFMQQLLNRVDGKDVISLPQRRLSFDCKTSRPLFTQQGIISHTTSHEDMEKGSERISKITSDENLADSVHSQHFAGSGASTYTLDSGIGTFPLPDCSSGATGRGPSKPRAGAEHHFSESPGRAGRRARTLDRELTSQEECFTPHKQLIPTIQYCSVLEGRSSAGVIHEDKEAHGANIFSPRSKTWTFPNLKAPAGPAEVYLAVEEEEEDTVAFGSPFRANLKAGGPSSSRVVDPGSLPIPAQSGMSRRGKIRAPSVPEMSREAGLELLRERPEEALSPSRPQVLETPESLSDSLYDSLSSCGSQG encoded by the exons ATGTTGGCAAATGAGAGTCAGAGAGAAGCTTATGAAAGATGCTTGGATGAG GTGGCTAACCATGTGGTCCAGGCTCTGCTGAACCAGAAG GATTTGAGGGAGGAGTGCATCAAGCTGAAGATGCTGGTGTTTGACCTGGAGAGACAGAACCGATCCCTTTGTGAGCTTTTTCAGCAGAAGCTTCCGAGCCACCCCGCTGCCCACTACCAG GTCCATACAGGACCCCTCCCAAACTACAATTCACAGCCACACAATGACTTGGCCAAGCAGGTGGAGCCAGCGCAGACTGAAGCACAAGCCAAG GGAAGCGGCAGCCACACACAGCATGCCTCCCCAGGTCCTCATGGTCCTGCTGCCTCCATGGAGGCCCTGTCTCCTTTCTTCAAGAAGAAAGCTCACATCCTGGAAGTCCTTCGTAAAATGGAGGAGACAGACCCCCTGAAGTTTCACCCATCAACCACAACCTTGTCTTTCTGTGACTACAGCCAGGTGCTGATGTCTGCGGAGGCTGTGCTGGCCACTGCAGACTCTCTCCCTCACCAGTGCAAATCCCACCACACACACTGTCACTGCTCCTGCTCAGACACGGACACACACCAGCAGGTTAATGGCGACGGGGTTGCCAAGTGTGAGACAGGGAACACTTGCTGTTTACGCTGCAAAAAGAGCCCAGACAGTCCTCCAAAGCCATGCAACCACATCTGTAGTCCTCTCAAGGCCAGTCCCACTACCCAGAGCCATGTTCCTGCAGCTTCCACGAGCAAATGTCACAGTAAGACAAGAGCAGGAGACTCTGTACCTCCAGCCAAACCATGCAGTGAAGTCCATCAGCAACCAGTAGGTGCTACTGGCCACTCAACTGTCCATCAGAGCCTGGAGGTGGGGGCAGTGGAGCAGGTTGAGCCTGAGAGTTCCCTAAAAGCAGTTGACCCTGAGGAACTCACTGGCTTCTGCGCCACCTCCCATCTGCCCAATTCTGTGGATGAGAGTGGGCAGATCGCACACTGTGACATGGATACGGGAGATGCCGTTCATAATGGGTTGGCACACTCTTCCAGCGCTACGTTGAATGATCCCTCTGCTGATCCAGAGCCAGATAGTGCAGACCAGGAGGGCTCCTCAGTACGAGCCACTGCCTCTGTtagccccagcccatcttgcctcaGCGATGTCAAAGCTGCTGCCATCAACTCTCCATCCAAACTTCTCAAGTTCTTGAAGATTCCGAcaataggagagaagccccaggcttCAACCTCAGCTGTCCGTCTTAGCCCGCAGCTCACCCGCAACTCCAGAATTCCCTGTCGCACCAACAACTACGAGGTGTACCACTCCCCTGTCCCCACGCGCAGAGCCACCACCACAGAGAGGTGCAGGCAGCCCCCTCCCCCACCTTCCAGGTCTGAGTCCTACCCTGCCACACACTCAGCACCAACTTCCCCTCCACAGCCTGAAGACGTCTGCTCTCCACCTGCTAAGGAGAAAAGCTACAGCAGCCTCTCGGCACCAAAAACCAGTGCTAGCTCAAAGCTAGGGGCGCCCTCTGCCTCCTGTTTGAGCTCACCCAAAGCTCCTCAATCTGTCCCTCATTATGAAAATGTGTCAGACATGTCCAGCTCGAGGGAACAGGACCACATCCAGAGTCCGGAGAAAAGAAGTATGGTGCCAGCTCAAGCAAAGGGAAATGTTGGCGAGAGGAAGCTTGTTAAGTCTTTACCAGAAAGTGTCCTGAATCCATCTCCTCAGCAAAAACAGTCATCTTCATCGGCCTCCGAGTCAACctcagatgaggaggaggattcTGACAGCCCTGTGTGGGTTAATCATCACAGCCTGTCCAACTCAGCAGCCATCAACAAAGCTCAGAGCAAAGCTAACTACTCAGTAGTCAGAGAGAAACCAGAGCCAGACTCGAGGGGAGTCAGCACTCCAAGCTCTGAGGTCTCCCAGCCTCAGCCTCCACCTCTAGTCCGGAGGACCGACTTATCATCCATCCCCAAGAGGCCTACAGCTGGGTCAGGAAGATCCCAGGCTGACTCCAGTCACCACGCCTTCAAAGACAGGCTGGCAGCATTGGGCAAGCTGAGGAGCTCCGAGGATTTACAAGTCAGTCTCAGACCCGCTGACACCCTGAATGAGGACTGCGATGGAGAGGACAGGAGCAAGACAGCAGAGAGGGGCTCGGAGAGCCATAAAGAGGAGCAGAGACATTCTAAATACACAGACTCTTTGGATGGGAAACCCAAAGGGAACAACGTGGGTCTGAAATATCCGGGGTTGTCTCAGGGGTATGAGCAGACGGTCAAGCCTTCGTCCTCTGGGCCACCTATGGTGAAACAAGAACTAAGTATGGCCAAGCCTGAGGGCTCTAAGAGCAAAATCGGTTTGCCATCCCCCAACGTAGATGCTCCACAGGTACTACGCAACAACATTAAGTGTCCTGGCTCTCTGAACCTGCCCTGTAATGTTAAAACTGGTCCACAGAATAGCAACAGCCCCAACAGAATCCCACCAAAGTCTCCATCCAAACCCTGTCAAGGCCCTTCTGTCCACAGTCGGGGAAAGCCTTCGGAGGGTCCTCGGTACTCGTCCAAATCAGAAGAGAGGACCAAGATCagcaggaaagggaaaaagaacccTACGTATGGAGACAGCCTCCCACCTCCTCCTCCGAGGCCTCCCACCTCTGAGGGGGAGAAACCTTCACAACCGGGTCCTTGTCCTCAGTCTGCCATTGAACAGAAAGTGATGAAGGGAATTGAGGAGAACATGCTGAAGCTACAGGAGCAGGACAAAGGAGGGCAAGGGAGCGAGGTGAAGCAGAAAGCCTCAAACGGCATAGCCAGCTGGTTTGGCCTGAAGAAGAGTAAGCTGCCAGCGCTGAGCCGCAAGACCGAAGCCAGCAAAGCTAAGGACGAGAAGAAGGAGTGGAAGATAAACATCCCCTCGGTTAGCAGGGACTCTGTGAAAATGGCCACTAGATGTAAAGAAGGTGTGGAAGGTCTGAACATCTCGACTCTGATGGAGAAGGCAGAGGGCCTGAGGAGAGCCCTGGAGGAGGAGAGGGCCTACGTGGAGAGGTCAGGAAGGGGTCACTCCTGTGAGGTGGTGATGGACCAAGCTCAGGGACAGCTAGCTGTCATGTACAGAGGAGCACGCTCCGATAACTTCATGCAACAGCTACTTAACAG AGTGGATGGAAAGGACGTGATCAGCCTGCCGCAGCGCCGGCTCTCGTTCGACTGTAAAACCTCCAGACCACTTTTCACTCAGCAGGGCATCATCAGCCACACCACCAGCCATGAAGACATGGAGAAG GGTTCAGAAAGAATCAGCAAGATCACTTCAGACGAAAACCTGGCAGATTCAGTTCACTCTCAGCACTTTGCAG GTTCCGGTGCTTCCACGTACACCCTGGACAGCGGCATtggcacattccctctccctgatTGCAGCAGCGGTGCGACTGGAAGGGGTCCGTCCAAACCCAGAGCTGGGGCTGAGCACCACTTCTCTGAATCTCCAGGGAGGGCTGGACGGCGGGCCCGGACTCTGGACCGGGAGCTGACCTCACAAGAAGAGTGTTTCACACCACACAAACAGCTGATTCCCACCATCCAGTACTGCTCCGTCCTGGAGGGGAGAAGCTCAGCTGGAGTCATCCATGAAG ACAAAGAGGCCCATGGAGCCAACATCTTCTCTCCTCGCTCTAAGACCTGGACGTTCCCCAACCTGAAGGCTCCTGCTGGACCTGCAGAGGTGTACCTGGcagtggaggaggaagaggaggacactGTAGCTTTTGGCTCACCCTTCAGAGCA AACTTGAAGGCCGGCGGCCCGTCCTCCAGCCGAGTGGTGGATCCGGGAAGCCTGCCCATCCCGGCCCAGTCTGGAATGAGCCGCAGGGGGAAAATACGCGCCCCCAGCGTGCCCGAGATGAGCCGAGAGGCGGGGCTGGAGCTCCTCAGGGAGCGGCCAGAGGAGGCTCTCTCCCCAAGTCGCCCTCAGGTCCTGGAGACCCCCGAGTCTCTGAGCGACTCTCTGTATGACAGTCTGTCATCCTGCGGCAGCCAGGGATGA